CGGGTTACCGCCTGCCATTGCTCCAGCGGGTACGTCTTTATGAACAAGCGTTGCAGCCGATACAATGGCGCCGTCTCCGATTTTCACACCTGGTAAAATGGTCGAATTCGCACCAATCATCACCTGACTGCCAATTTCAACATCGCCTAAACGATATTCTTCAATCAAATATTCATGCGCTAAAATCGTTGTGTTAAAGCCGATAATTGTATTATCACCTACTGAAATGCGCTCAGGGAACATCGAATCAGGCATAACCATTAACGCCAATGAGGTTTGCTTACCAATCTTCATCTTTAAAAAAGTACGATACATCCAATTTTTCATCTTTAAAAATGGTGTAATACGGCCGATTTGAATAACCGTGAAGCACTTCATAATTTTCCAAAACGAAACCGTCTCATATACATTCCATAATGAATTCGCGCCTTGCACGCGGTAACGCTCGGTTCTTCTCATCGCTTATTCCCCTTTCACAATGTTAAGTAAATCACGCATATGATGCAGCATGTAGGTTGGCTCGTAACGGTTTAAATAGTCGACGCCTTTTACTGACCATGCGACACCTGCTGTACGCACACCTGCATTTTTCCCACCTTCAATATCATGCGAATTGTCGCCAATCATGATGGCTTGTTCTTTTGATACGCCTAGCTTTTCAAGTGCCAATAATACCGGTTCTGGATGTGGCTTTACATGCTCGACATCATCCGCGCCGACAATGACTTCAAATAAATGTGTGGCTTTTAATATGTTTAAGCCGCGCGCTAAGCCCTCACTACTTTTTGTCGACACAATGGCTAGCTTGATACCCATTGCATGAAGTTCTTCTAGTGTTTCCAGGACCGCGTCATAGCCCGTTACAAGTGCATCGTGATTTGCCGCGTTCCATTCTTTGTACTTCGCAATCATCGCTTCGGTTTCACCTGGTGTTATTTCGTCAAATGTTTGCTCTAATGACGGACCAATGAATTGTAAGCAGTCTTGTGTCGAATATTTTCCGGGAAATTTTTCGTCAAAAATCTGCATAAATGTTTGAACGATTAACTCATTCGTGTTGAGTAGCGTTCCATCAAAATCAAATAACAGCGCTGTCGTTTTCATTATTTACCTCTTTCTTGTTCATCACTACAGGTTAGGGATGATAAATTTTAATAAATAGAATAGGTCCTTGAAATCGAACCCGTTCTACTACGCTACGGGGAAACGCGTTGAAGCGAGTTGCTTTTGAGCCCGCGTCCATTGTACTGCGTTCTGGGGCAGGCTTTCCGGGCGGCGTGGCTCCAACTAATTTTTGATGCCTCTTACGGCGGCATCAAAAGTGGATTTTCCGCGCACGCTTAATCGCCAAGGAGTCCGCCCCTGCACTCCGCACAACTCTTTTCGTTGAAGCGAATGTGTTGGTCAACTCGCGATAGCGCAAGCGGCTTGATATTGCGCTCTTAACTTAATAAAGAATTCTACCTTCTTTTTTAAAAAACCGTTCGCATCAACTGCAAACGGTCTCCTCACTTATTTCTTTTTGTTTTGCTTTTTCTTTGCTGCTGGTTTTGTTCCAGGATCTTTATCTAAATAACGCACAGCGGGTTTCACATTCATACGGCGGTAGATGATACAAATTAAACCGATCGCAAATCCAAGAATCGACACGACTTGTGCTGAACGTAAATCGCCCACTAAGTATAAGCTGTCGGTACGTAATCCTTCGATGAAGAATCGGCCGAACGAATACCACATTAAATAGAAGAAGAACATTTCCCCGCGGCGCCAATTCCACTTGCGCGCGAACAATAAAATAACAAAGCCAATAATATTCCATAACGACTCATATAAAAATGTTGGATGCACATATGTACCATCTTCTTTAATGTACATTTGCTCGATAATCCAGTTTGGTAAAAATAGATTTTCTAAAAACGTACGACTTACCGGACCACCATAGGCCTCTTGGTTCACAAAGTTGCCCCAACGGCCGATAATTTGCCCGATTAAAATACTTGGTGCGGCAATATCCGCTAAGTGTAAAAAGCTTGTTTTGCGTTTTTTTGTAAATAGATACGCCACAATAAACGCACCAATTAACGCACCATGAATGGCAATCCCACCATTCCAAATTTCAATAATGCGTCCTGGATTCTGACTGTAATAATCCCACTTCATCGTCACGTAATAAATACGCGCACTTAAAATCGAAATCGGTACGGCCCAAATTAATAAATCGGCAATATATTCCGAATCATACCCGTGACGCATGGATTCACGCTGTGCTAAAAAGTAGGCAAGTACAATTCCTAATCCGATTAAAATCCCATACCAGTTCACTGGAATCGGTCCTAAGTGAAAGGCCACTGGGTTAATTGCTAAAACTACTGATGACATAATATTCTCCCTTCAACTCGTTCTCGTTTTAGAACTTAAAAATCATCCATTTCATCGCCTGCAACGAGCATATCATCTAAACGACGCGAAAATTCCTCAGCTGCATTAACACCCATCTTTTTCAGACGATAATTCATCGCAGCTACTTCAATGATTACCGAGACATTTCGACCAGGCTGGATAGGAATTGTCAGCTTCGTCACTTCGGTATCGATAATTTTCATTTTTTCCTCATCTAATCCTAGACGATCATAAAAGCGTTCAGGATCCCAGTTTTCCAGTTCGACGATTAATGTAATCCGTTTAAATGGACGAATCGCACTTGCGCCAAATAACGTCATAATATCAATGATGCCAATACCACGAATTTCAAGCAGGTGCTCCAATAGTGGCGGGGCATTCCCTATTAACATATTTTCGCCCTCTTGACGAATTTCGACGCTATCATCTGCAACAAGACGATGCCCTTTTTTTACAAGTTCTAGTGCCGTTTCACTTTTTCCAACGCCACTTTTCCCCATAATCAGCACACCAATACCGTACACATCTACAAGAACTCCGTGCATCGCTGTTGTTGGTGCTAGCTTACCTTCTAAATAGTTTGTTAAACGGCTGGAAAAACGTGTTGTCGTTTGATTTGAAACAAGAACGGGCACATGATTTTCATTCGATGCCTCAATTAATTCCTGTGGTACTTCCAAGCCACGCGAAATAATAATCGCCGGTGTTTCATCTGAACATAGACGATTCATACGACTAATCTTTTCTTCTTTCGGGAGCATTTCAAAAAATGAAAGCTCGGTTTTGCCTAATAGTTGGACTCGATTGGCTGGGTAATGTGTAAAATAACCGGCCATTTCCAGTCCAGGACGTGAAATATCACTTGTTGAAATATAGCGTCCAATACCTTCTTCTCCGCTCACTAACTCCAGCTGGAATTTTTCCATGACATCTTTTGTAATTACTTGAATCATAAATTTGGTAAGCTCCCATCTTTATTACATCTCATGTGTATTTTAACATGGAAAAAACAATTGCTATAGATTACAGCTCTAATTTTTTGAATTTAAAAACGATGAAGCACATGTGCTCCATCGTTCTCATTTGTAAATTATTTCAATCCTGCTAAATAGCCAGCTGCTGCTTCGGCTTCTGCTCCCTTTAGTAAACCTGGAGGCATGCGATCCTTACCGTTTAAAATAATGTCTAAAATTTCTTCTTCAGAGTACTTAGCCCCTAATTTATCTAGTGCTGGCGCGTTACCACCTTGCAATTGACCACCGTGGCACGTTGCACAAGATTGTTGTACAATTTTTTTTCCGTCTAGCTCTGCTGTTTCTCCAGTTGATGAAGAATCGTCTCCGCCACCACATGCTGCTAAAAATAGTGCTGAACCTAATACAATCGTTGAAAGTAAGCTTTTTTTCATTCAGAAACCCCTCCAAATTGAAACATTTGTCTATCTATTCCATAGTATAACAAATTTATGCTCGTTTGAAACCTTCACCCAACACCTCATAAGCATCTGAAACGATGACAAATGCTTGTGGGTCAACGTCTTTTAGCACTTGTTTCAGCTTTGTGAACTCTGTTTGGTACACAACGACCATCAATACAGGACGATCCTCTCCTGTATAACCACCGATTGCCGGTAGCTTGGTAATCCCGCGGTTTACTTCTTTATAGATGGCATCACGTACTTCAATTTCCTTTTGCGTAATAATATATACCATTTTCGACTGACTAAAACCAAGCTGCACGATATCAATCGTTTTTGTCGTGACATAAAGACCGATTAACGCATACAGCCCTTTTTCTATATCAAAGACAATGGCCGCACTCACGGCGATAATTCCGTCAATTAACAGAACACTTGTCCCGAGCGTAAGCCCCGTGTACTTCGTAATAATTTGTGCTAACAAGTCCGTACCGCCCGTAGAAGCGTTCCCTTTAAACACTAGACCAATACCAAAGCCGACAACGATCCCGCCAAAAATAGCGCCAAGCAGTGGATTTAACGTCCACGGCTCCCAATCACCCGTTAAAATAACGAATAACGGTAGCGCTAATGTACCAACTAAAGACTTCACACCAAATTTTTTACCTAGTACAAATACACCGGCAATAAATAATGGAATATTAAACGCATATTGCACAAGCCCAGCATTCCAGCCAAACATCCCGTGCAAAATCGTACTAATTCCGCTCACACCGCCTGAAGCGACTTGGTTCGGAAATAAAAACACATTAAAGCCAAGTGCAATGACCGCCGCACCAACAATAACAAATATATATTCCTGTATGACATGTTTTACTGAATTACGCGATTGATACGCTGTTTTTCCCATGAAAATCCTCACTTCTTTTCCAAATTCCATTGAATTATAGCAAATTCAAATGAAAAAGAGAACTTCATTACGTTAAAGGAAAAGGAGCTAATTTTGCGCATTTCGCACGAAAATAGCTCCTTATTTAGTCATAAGCATGGCTTCATCGACCCATACCTTTACTTCTTCATACATCGGTAGTACTTTTTCTATTGAAATATTTAATTGCTGCGCTAACGGCTCAATTTGTTGCCAATTGAGATGATGAACTGCCACACTAAATTGTAAATACGGCGTCATGTCCGTTTTGGCTCCACCAATCGTTTCTAAGGTTGTTTCTGATAAGGGAAGCTGAACTAAAACCGCATTCATCGGACTCTTTAATAATACATCTATTAATGAAAACAATCCGACTAAAAAATACTCCGAATAATTCGCTTTACGATTTAAGCGTGCACATTTTTCGCACAGCTTCGCTCTAAATAATGAAGCATACATTAATTCATTGAACACATCACTCTTTTGTTGAATTTCAGACTCATACATCGCTAATAAATAGATCCACTTACGCAATTCTGTTAAACCTAGAAGCAAAATCGCTTGCTTAATTGACCTTATTTTAGCTTTAGGACGCTTCGTCAAATTATTAATAAGCTTTAACAAACGATAGGTTAACGAAATTTCACGCTCAATATTTTCTACAATTAGATTGATGCTCGTTTTGTCATCTTTTAGTAATGAAATGATTTGAAAATATTGAAGTAAATTGGCCGGTATGTCGGTAACTTGTATAATTTGAGGCTTTTGAAAAAAGTACCCTTGAAATAATGAATACCCAGCATGCTTAGCGCTTTCAAATTCCTCGCGCGTTTCCACTTTTTCTGCGAGTAATTTAATATGCGGAAATGTCGATTTCACTTTGTTCTCTACGACACTTCGTTGCTGTTCACTAGATAATAAAAAATCAATTTTTATATAGTCTACCTGCTCGAATAACTCATCATAAATTAGTATCGCTTCATCCATTATGAAATCATCTAAAGCAATTTTGAAGCCTCTTTCCTTTAACTTACGTAATCGCTCGATTAATGGGGGCGTAATCGGAACATTTTCTAATAATTCAACAACCACTTTTGTTGAATCTAAAAAATCGAGCTCATCTTGCATAAGTAAATTTTCTGTGAAATTGATAAAAGAGGGTTTGCCATTTGAAATTTCCTGAATGCCAATTGTTAAAAATGAATGGATTAACACATCAATGGTTGCTTTATCTGAATCCATTTTTGGGAATTGATTGACATGACTATTTCTATATAACAGTTCATACGCTACGATTTCTTCATCGCGATTAAATATAGGTTGCCTGCCGATAAAAACTTCCACGTTACATTACCCCTTCTATATATCGTTGTCTTTTTCTTATCTCTCATTGTACTATAAAATAGATTAACAAAATATAGGAGGTTAACGATGTGAATACTGTAAAATATGAACAAAAAGATTTCATCGCTTATGTTACATTAGATCGTCCTGAAATGTTAAACGCTTTTAATTTTGACATGCTTGAGCAATTACGTAAGGTGATTGAATCCATTCATATCCATCCCGATATTCGTCTTGTAATTATTACAGGAGCCGGCGATAAAGCATTTTCGGTTGGTGCAGATTTAAAGGAACGCAAAACACTTCCGGATTCGCTCGTTCGGCGCAATTTAAATCGATTTGGCGAGGTATTTACGTTAATCGAGCAATTGCCACAGCCTACAATTTGTATGTTAAATGGCTACGCTTTTGGCGGTGGTCTAGAGCTTGCACTTGCTTGCGATTTCCGAATTGCCGCAGATAGCATTACACTTGGCCTAACTGAAACGAGTCTCGGGATTATTCCTGGTGCTGGTGGTACACAACGACTACCGCGCTTAATCGGTGAGGCAAAGGCACTTGAATTGATTTTAACCGCTAAGCGCATGACTGCTGCTGAAGCACTGCAATACGGCGTACTCACAAAAGTGGCACCGCGTGAACAGCTTCAAGAAGTAACTACAGCGTTTGCAGCAGCGATTTTAAAAAATGCCCCCATAGCTATTCAGCAGGCGAAATTCGCTGTAAAGCAAGGCATCAAAACGGATATTCAAACTGGCTTACAAATCGAACGCAAAGCCTATGAGTTAACGATTCCAACAGAAGACCGAATTGAAGCACTAAACGCCTTTGCCGAAAAAAGATCCCCACAATTTAAGGGGAAATAATTTATTATTCTTCTCCTATCAGTAATTTCAATTTCTTATTATTTTCACGAAATAAAAGGGCATCGCTAAACAACATTAGCGATGCCCTTACTTATTATTTTTTACGCGCTTTTAACGCACCGATAATTGCAGGTAATACTGAAATTACAATAATTAAAATTAATACAACTGAGAAGTTATCTTTGATAATTGGAATATTTCCGAAGAAGTAGCCCAGTAACGTACAGCTCATCACCCATAAAAATGCGCCAAGTACGTTGTAAAAAAGGAAGTAACGATAATGCATACGACTTGCCCCTGCAACGAAGGGAATGAACGTACGAATAAATGGCATGAAGCGGGCAATAACGATTGTTTTACCACCATGCTTATTGAAGAAATTTTGGGCAATTTCTAAACGCTCACGATTAATGACGCGACCGATAAAGCTATTTTCCGGAATCGACATCCCTACTTTATGCCCAATATGATAATTGACTGTATCTCCAATTACAGCTGCTACGAAGAACACGATTAATAGTGTATATAAGTTAAATGCGCCTAGAGCAGCAAGTGTACCACTCGCAAATAATAGCGAATCCCCCGGTAAAAACGGCATAATGACTACGCCTGTTTCAACGAATACTATGCTAAATAAAATCCCATATGACCAATTGCCAAACTGTTGGATAATATCAACAAGATGCTCGTCAATGTGTAAAATAAAATCAATTAACCCATAAATGATTGACATCGTTATTCTCTCTTTTCTACTAAATTATTTTTTTATTTTATCATACTATGAAAGTGACCGTTATTTATTTCTACTTAGTAAAGACGCATTCCTTGTTTAATTGTTGCTACAATCAGTCTTTTGCTAATCAAATTTACAAAACTGTAATATTAGAGCGTCATTATGAACAATATGAAAAGGGTACCCACGAATGTGGATACCCAACATTTCTTTTTATAAATACTTGTCAAACCAGCCCGTAATTTGTGCTAAACGCTCTACGCGTAAGCTTGGAATGCCTGTACGTGATAAATTGTGATCACTTTCAGGGAAGCGTACAAATCCTACTTCCTTGCCCATTCGTTTTAACGTAATGTAAAACTGCTCTGCTTGCTCAATTGGACAGCGGAAATCGCGTTCGCTATGTAAAATCAGAAGCGGTGTTTCTACATTGGCAGCGTATTTTAAAGGTGAATGATGCCATAACTTTTCAACATTATTCATGTCGGCAAGCATTTGCCATTCTGCGAAATAATAGCCGATATCTGAAACGCCGTTAAAGCTAATCCAGTTCGAGATTGAGCGTTGTGTAACAGCTGCTTTAAAGCGATTTGTATGACCAACCGCCCAGTTTGTCATAAAGCCACCATAACTACCGCCAGTTAAACCTAAACGCGACTCGTCAATCCAGTCATAGTTGGCTAACGCGTAATCTACGCCGTCCATAATATCTCGGTAGTCTCCACCACCGTAATCACCGCGCACTGCATCGACAAAGCTTTGCGAGTAACCATGACTACCGCGTGGATTTACGTATAATACCCCGTAGCCCTGTGCAGCAAGTAACTGTATTTCATGGAAGAAGGTATTCGCATAAAGTGTATGCGGCCCCCCATGTACTTCGACGATCAATGGGTACTTTCCGCCCTCTACATAGTTTGCCGGCTTCATCATCCAGCCATGAACAGTTAACCCATCCTGTGCCGTATAAACAATTGCTTCAGGTGATGATAAGGTAGTATTCTCTAAAAATGCAGCGTTAAAGTGTGTTAATTGCTTTCGCTCACCTGTTGTAATATCAAAATCAAACAGCTCTCCAGGGAATGTTGGATTCGAGACCGTCATTAATGCGCGGTTACCATTTTTGAAAATCGCGTAGCCGTACACATGCTCCTGCTCTGGTGATGCTGGGTACAGGGCGCCTTCAAGCGTTGCATAATACAAACGCACATCGCCTTCTGTGGATACTTGGAAGTATAAATCATTGTTTTCTGTCCACATTACTGTTGGTGCAGAGGCCGCTTGCTGCGTATCACCGACCGCGTAATCCCCTACTGGCGCATCAAACATTTCTGTTAGTTTTTGTGTGGCTTTTGTTTGTGTATCATAAATATACACATGACCATGCGTTGCGCTTTTAAACGTAAGATCGGCACCACCAAACGCGATATAACGGTCATCAAATGAAAATGCCGTGTCTCCGTAATAGCCGTCTTCATCGATTAGTAGTGTTTCAACTTTCGTCTCCACATCTACTAAATAAAGCGGTGTACGGAATACGTCGTCTGTATTGTCGACACGGTTTACCGCCATGACAAGTGTTTTGCCATCATGTGAAATACCTTGTAGGCTGTGCGAATACGGTTCATCTGTAAATGCCGTTATTTCTTTTGAAGCGACGTCGACAAGAGCGATTTGGGCATAGCGTTCTTGAGGTAGAAGCCCGATGCTATCTGCTTTGTACTTCATTTTGCCAACGACATAAGCTTTCGGGAATTTTTTGTCATCCTTCTCTTCCTCATCGGTAATCGCTAACCCTTTTTTAACAGATGTCGTTATCCACACTTTTTCACCGCATGGGCTCCATAAAAATGAATTGACGCAGTTTGGTAAGGTTGTCACTTCCTCTGCTTCCCCACCGCGGCTATTTAATATGTATAGCTGTTGCTTGTCGCCGCGCTTTGCTAAAAATGCAACCTTTTTGCCGTTTGGTGACCAAGCCGGACTTGATACGCGCTCGTTGCCATAAGTCCACTGCGTAATCTCACCTGACTCAAGCTCAATGTGAAATAAATGCGCATTGTAGTTGTTTTCTTTTTCATTGATTTGTGTGCGAATAAACAACGCTTGTTGTTCATTTGGCGCTAAAATCGGGTTGGTGATTGATTGCAATTCAAATAGGCTTTCTTTTGTTACAAAGTTTGTCATAAGGCACCCCTCAACTATTTCGGATTTCGTAATACAAAAAGCTTATCATTTTTTAATTGAAATTTCAAAATTCTGGTTCATCCCCCTAAGTTCAGAGCCATTCTGCTGCGCTACGGGGATAACGCGTTGAATTGAGATAATTTTAAGCTCGCGTCCGTTGCACTTCGTTCCGGGGCAGGCTTTTCTGGGGGCGTGGCTCCAACTAACTTTTGATGCCTCTTACGGTGGCATCAAAAGTGGATTTTCCGCGTACGCTTAATCCCCTAGAAGTCCGCTCCTTCACTCCGTACAACTCTATTTTTCGAAGCAAGTTTAGTGAGAACTCACCCTTCGCTCCGCATCACTCTACTTTGGAATAAAGCCGGATTCTGTAAAAAATGATGAAACATAGCATGTCCCTTTTAAAATAGTGCTACTTATATCAAACGGTAATATAAAAGAACCTTTCAATAAATGAATTTTCAATCAGCACAGCTTTAATTAAGTACATTTAATTTAGAAAGAATAACTTTTTTACCATCTGCCGCCTCGCGATAGCGCAAGCGGCTTGATTTTTTGTTTTTACTTTACTTTATAACGAAAGTAAAAGTTTATGATTGGCGGGCCTCGCATGCGGCATTAGAGAAAGTGGTAGAGACACGTACGACGTGGCTCTAACGCTTTCATGCCGTTGCCCGCCAATAAAAATGCAAAACTTTATACGAAAAACACCCCGAGGTATGGTGATGAACTAAAATTCTACTCCAAAAAAACACCTATTACAGTTTTACGGTGCAATAGGTGTCAGACATTATGCTTTTGTTGCTTCTTTTAGCGTACGGCGCAGAATTTTGCCGGTTGTGTTTTTTGGTAGCTCATCTAAAATTTCGATAACTGACGGTACTTTGTATTTTACAATATGCTTCGCGCAGTATTCTTTAATACTTTCGACTGTAACTGTCGGATCTTTTAACACGACATACGCGTGTACGGCTTCACCGAAGTTTGGATCTGGGAAGCCGACTACTGCTGCTTCAACAATTCCATTATGCGAATAAAGCACTTCTTCCACTTCACGTGGATATACATTGAACCCACCGACAATAATTAAATCCTTTTTGCGGTCAACGATGTAGAAATAGTCCTCTTCATCTTTACGCGCTAGATCGCCTGTGTATAACCAACCATCACGAATAGCTGCAGCTGTGTCTTCTGGCATTTTATAATAGCCCTTCATGACGTTCGGTCCGCGTACGATTAATTCGCCCACTTCTCCAACTGCAACTTCCTCTCCGTTTTCGTCAACAACTTTATTTTCTACGTTAACAATTGACGGTCCAATTGAGCCGGGCTTGCGCTCACGGTCGATTGGGTTAAAGCACGTAACCGGTGATGCTTCTGATAACCCGTAACCCTCTGATACACGTACATTAAACTTCTGCTCAAAGTTATGTAACAGGGATACAGGTAACGAAGAACCACCTGAAATGGCTAAGCGTAAATTTGAGAATGCGCTTACATCGCCACCATCAAATTGATACAAGAAATTAAACATCGTCGGAACACCTGCAAATACCGTTGCTTTGTAAGCCGCCGCTAAATCAAAAATTTCCACTGGGCTAAAGCGTGGAGCTAGAAGAATTGTCGCCCCGCGCGTTAATGGTGCATTGACAACTACCGTTAACGCAAATACGTGGAATACAGGCAGAGTCGCAATAATACGGTCATCCGTTGTTATTTTTAAATAGTCCCCAATATCACGTGCGTTTGAATATAAATTGTTATGCGTCAGCATCGCGCCTTTTGGATGCCCCGTTGTACCCGATGTATACAAAATAATTGCGGTATCATCTGGCGACACGTCAACCGGGTCCACCGAACGCGAAGACCCTGCTAACACTTGTGTAAATAATGTTGTTTTGGCTTTCGCACCGTCTGATAATGCGGCATATTTCTCTCCAATATCCGGTGTCGTTTCACAAACAATGTAATTTGTTACTTGTGGTAATCCTTGCACCCCTGCTTCCACAAGCGGTAATAATAAGTCTAGCGCGATGACAACTTTCACATCACCATTTTTTAAAATGTATGAAATTTCATCTGGCGTATAAATCGGATTCACCGGAATCGCGACTGCCCCAATACGCATTGACGCGTATAAGCTAATGATGAAATGCGGTGTATTGCCGAGTAAAAAGGCGATATGATCCCCTTTTTGTACACCCATATCCTCTAGCGCACCTGCAAAGCGAGCAATCGTTTGCTCAAGCTCTCCGTAAGATGTGCCCTTCCCTAAAAAGTGATACGCTGTTTTTTCTGGTTGTTCGAAAGCTTGTTGCCTTACTTTTTCAACTAAATTCAATACACCCATCCCCTTTATGCGTGAAATGAAAGAATATTCACTTTAGTAGAATTATAAAATAAGTATATTAATAAAACAATACAAAAATCTCTTTTATACTTAAATTTTGTTCCTAATGTGAATATTTTAGTTGAAAACTATCCTTTAATATGTGAAATATAGCGCCAGCGAATTAAGAAAAAGTACACAATTTGAATAAAGCTAAAGCAGGTAAATGCAAAAATGAGTTCTTTTACAATAGATAAGTTCATCACATCATTTAATACCGTCTGTACAACATAAAACGCAAATGCACTATGCACAAGGGCTAATCCCCACGGCAGGAAAAATTGAATGACTAAATTGCGTGTCACAAGTCGTTTCATTTCCTTATCGGTTAATCCAATCCTTCTTAGTGTATCGAATTGTTTCTTTTCACGATCAAGGTTGGCATAGATTTTGAAATAAACAAAGCTGCCCGATGCGAGTAAAAATACGGCCACTACTAAAATGCCAACAAGTGTCAGTAACGAATACGTCGCTAATATATAAGAATAATTTAAACCTGCATTTTCAAAATAAAAGGGTAGTGAATATTCATCGTTTAATACGTATTCTCTTGCGACCATTTGCTGAATACCTAACCCAATGAATTCCGTTTCAGTCCAGTTCGGAATATCAAACGTAAATAAATGATAGCCTGGCTCCACATTGGGAGAGCGTTCGAAGTCTTTTTCAAGCTTTGCAAAATCCTCATCGCTAATAATGATCGAGTTACTGCTAATCATCGCAGCCGGGAAAAACATTTTTGGATATACGCTATTAATCGTAAGTGGCACACTATTTTCCTTTAACACCGTATGCACAACCGTCTCGCGTAGCTCCTTAATTGAATCCTCCGAATATGGAATAAACATCGCTTCACCGCGCTCTAAGCTGACAAGCGGGTATTTATACGAAAACAGCAGGTGGTTAATATCCGTCTCTCGGAATATTTCTACGGGATTAGAGGTGAAGGTAGACGTTTGACGCACAACGGAAAAACGCGTCATATGATAGCTAATGTCGCCCTCTTCTAACTCTTCAATAAGCGACAATACATGCTCTACTTCATATGGGTTGTCTACTTCCCCTTTATAAATAATGCCGATTGGATTAAGTTTATCGTACTGCGATGTATACGATGACATCGCCGACAAGATGCCTACCGTTAAAAACGCCAGCGTCGAGACAAGCGTCACAATGAAAAACATGCGCGAATTAATGCGCAGCACTTGTACCTGCTCTGCAATAGACAAGAGACGAGAACGCTTCCAATAAATATGCTTTCTACGCTTCACCAGGTCGAGAATAAGCAATGTCGTATCCGTAAAGAAGTAATACGTCCCAAACGTCACAAAAATTGGAATAAGGAGCGTATACGTGAATAAAGATGATTTCGTAGTAAATAGTGCCAAGCTATAGCCAATTGCAATTAACCCAATTCCAAAAATCGCATGGCGCTTTGAATACGTGGATTCGATAGTAACAGACTGCTGCCCACGAATTAAATCGCGAATTTTCAAATCCGGAATAAACAGCATACTAATTGTTGAAATAACAATGAATGCGCTTAAATAAACAAACAGTGTCAATACAAATGGCTCCCACGATAAATACAAGGGCAA
The sequence above is a segment of the Solibacillus sp. FSL H8-0523 genome. Coding sequences within it:
- a CDS encoding ABC transporter permease; amino-acid sequence: MTFLQFAYRNVFRNFRNYAAFFMASFFSVFVFFIYSMLMFHPEIESGFLGEVSIAGMVFAEIILVLFSWFFIFYSLRAFLEARTKEFAILLQLGMDRHQLGKLIFIETMTIGLFSCLSGIVFGYAFSKFFFMIVREILNLSALPLYLSWEPFVLTLFVYLSAFIVISTISMLFIPDLKIRDLIRGQQSVTIESTYSKRHAIFGIGLIAIGYSLALFTTKSSLFTYTLLIPIFVTFGTYYFFTDTTLLILDLVKRRKHIYWKRSRLLSIAEQVQVLRINSRMFFIVTLVSTLAFLTVGILSAMSSYTSQYDKLNPIGIIYKGEVDNPYEVEHVLSLIEELEEGDISYHMTRFSVVRQTSTFTSNPVEIFRETDINHLLFSYKYPLVSLERGEAMFIPYSEDSIKELRETVVHTVLKENSVPLTINSVYPKMFFPAAMISSNSIIISDEDFAKLEKDFERSPNVEPGYHLFTFDIPNWTETEFIGLGIQQMVAREYVLNDEYSLPFYFENAGLNYSYILATYSLLTLVGILVVAVFLLASGSFVYFKIYANLDREKKQFDTLRRIGLTDKEMKRLVTRNLVIQFFLPWGLALVHSAFAFYVVQTVLNDVMNLSIVKELIFAFTCFSFIQIVYFFLIRWRYISHIKG